ATGGCTCTGGGTTATTGGTCTTattcaaactaaaaacagtGAATGAAAAGATTCAATTGTGATTATTAAGCTTTTCTTAGATgccaaaaaaaagaggagaagcactttgtaaaatgAATGCAGTGGAACACGATTTGATCAAAATGAGGAGGAAGTAAAACTCACATGACATCATTCTTAGTGAAGAGAAAGTAGAGCGCAGCCGAGGtggctcctgctgcagcaaACGCCATGAACCCAATCAGAGGGATCAGCTGGAAAAACCCATTCaaaaaattagtttttaaatgtaaaaataaaattcacatcAGATATAAAACCAATATCCACAATACAAAATCATCAAACATTCAAACTAGACTCTcacctcctttttctttctcaacaTTTGGAAGAATCCACTCattttgaaatctttttttcttcaaacaccTAAAGAGAAATGTATAATATTAGACTTAATAACTAAATGAGAGTCAGTGAAGTAAAGTCAACAGGTCATAGAGAAGCAGCTGTACGTGGCAGCACTCACCTGTTGTTGCAGAGAAGTGTGTGATGCCTCTCAGCGCAGCATCCTGTGAGCCGGCCTGATGTAGTCAGGATGAGGGGCAGTACGAGGTGAAAGGCACGTAGACAGACGCAGCTTCCTGCACTGAGATGCAGCTGCACAGTCCAATATTTCACCACATCCACTTAGCTGATGATCAATACACTTTCTGGGCGTGCAGCGCTCCCTTGTGGCCACGGTTAAGAAGTGAAAGTCAGTGGTTGAACTTTGGGATCTTAAAATACTAATTTTAGATACAAAACACAAGACACCAGCGATAAAGTTTCacaatttttatttcaaacaatgttttaacAAGTCATCACTACAGAGGACGTGGTGATGTGCGGTTTGTCATCTGAGGTGTGTTTGatat
This genomic stretch from Hippoglossus hippoglossus isolate fHipHip1 chromosome 3, fHipHip1.pri, whole genome shotgun sequence harbors:
- the c3h15orf48 gene encoding normal mucosa of esophagus-specific gene 1 protein, whose protein sequence is MSGFFQMLRKKKELIPLIGFMAFAAAGATSAALYFLFTKNDVILNKTNNPEPWERVDPSKPQKFITINQKWRPVEELELVKKLTK